gggggggggggcaggacGGGAGGGGCAGGAATATGGGGGTCCCCCCAATTGGGAAAAGGGGGGacatcccacagccccagccggGATGGGGCGGGGTGCAGCTGCCTTTGAAGAGCCCCCCGCCACCACCGCAGCCCAGCCGAGCCCGGGGCGGGGGGATTAGCGGGTAAATCCCATGGGAGACGCGAGCAGCCCCCGGGGCACCCCCGCCTCGCACGCCCCACTGCCCCCAGCCGCTGTGTCAGCACAGCGGGGACACGCAGCCCCCCggccaggggacacaggggacagcgctggggacagggacagcggggggCTCACTTGTGGGGCATGTCCTCCATGCTGACGCGGCCCCAGACCCCCACCACGAAAGTCTCCACCTCGCACTCGTTGACGCCGCGGGCGATGCGAAAGTGGCCGCCCTCGCCCCACGCCGTGCCCCACGAGTTGGCCGCCGtctgcagaggggacaggggacacgctCAGCGCGGTGAGCCCCGCCCCACAAAGCCAAGGCGGACCCCACGTGGGCGAGGGGAAGCGGCAGCACCCTGTGGCTGAGCCCCCCTCCCCAAACTCACCCAGTATTTTTGGGTCTGGCCatcaggcagctgctcctctccccacctgcagagagaggggacagtgaggggggGTCCCCAAGCACCCCCAGACTCTGGGGTCCCCAAGCACCCCCAGACTCCGGGAGAGGGGCTGACCCTGCTCATTTCCTGCCCCCGGCacctccccagggccaggccGAGGTTGGGACATCCGCTCCCGGAATAGGGGCAGGAATATTTAGCCACGGCAGGAGGAAGGAAACACCGGCACAGGGCAGATCCCCCCCCGGCCCGGGGGTCTGCACCTCCAAacccccctcccctcctcctgtgTGCTGAGCACCGCACTCGTGCCGCCTGTGCCACCATTCCCCTCtctgcctcctctcccagctcgGGGTCACCCAAAGGGAACATTTTTCGCACCCTGACCAACGCTGTGAGCCCCCCCCAGGCCACCCCCACCCTTACCCGGTGATTTTCACCGAGTGGGTCCCGTGTCTCTGGTGCTTCGGCCCCTTCCCCTCGGCCACGGGCGTGTGCCGGTAGATCCCGCTCTTGTACATGAAGAAATCCTCGTGCACCTCCAGGATGGCTGCGGGGAGGGCGACAGGCTTTGGGGACACCGCCGCTGTGGCGAGGGAAGGGCTCCGCGTCCCCCCGGGCGCGGGGGCACCGCGTTCCCagcgggagggagggaaggcGGCAGCCGGATCCTCCCCGGGGCCACGCAACAGCACTCCGAGGCGGTTTCAAAAAGCGAGAATAAAGTTAAACAAACGCAGCTGCCAAGACGGTGATTAAATCTCAGGAGTTAATGAGCAACCCGGTGCCCGCTGGGGTGGGCAGCGTGACGGGCAccggggcagcgctgcccgggcacGCAcggggagcagctgaggggggTTCTGGCTGCCACGACGGCTCCCCCAGCACGGACAGAGCGGTTTTCCCCCCCCTTACTTTGTTCCCCCAACCTTTTGGGGCGCACAGAGGGGTGCCCCCGCCAGCTCTGTACCTTGCACGGGGCcgttctccagcagctccttcatGATCTCCTTCTCCTGCAAGCACAGAGCAGTGTGGCAGCGGGTGGCAGAGGgtggcagcggggccgggacccccggctctgccctccccacccccagggatgcagcagagctgctccagcacccaCAGGCGGCTGCTGCGGAGGTGCCGGGCGGAGCAGCCGCTCCCCGCGGGCTCCGCAGCGGGGTTTTCCCAGCCGCATTCCCAGCCTCGGTTCTCCCAGGTAAAGCAGCCCGAGCCAAGCCCCTTCCCGCTCCCGCTgcgcccccggcccggcgctCACGCTGGAGGAGAGGCGGTAGGCGGGGGTGGACTGGTAGATCTCGTTGGAGTGGGTCTGGGGGTTGGGGCAGCGCGCTGTCGCCTGTCGCTTGCCCCGGCCCGTGGAGCGGCTGTGCATCATGCAGGGCGGAGCGGCCggctggctctgctggctcGTGAACGGGTAGCACTCGTCTGTCAccaccctgcagggacagcgggGTAGGAGGGGAAGGACCGGCTCCATCCTCATCCCAAAACCcactcccagccccattccaAACCAAActtcctgctccatcccaatcccatccacATTCCGAACCCACTCTCCATCCCCACACCAAATCCCTCttccattcccatcccaaaccccactcTCATCCCCGTCCCAATCCCCACTTCCATCTTCACCCCAAACCCAACTcccatccccaatcccaaatcccactgtccatccctgtcccaaagtccattcccatcccaatcccaaatcccactgtCCATCCTGCCCTTGCAGtcctcccatcccaccccattaTCCCATCCTATTCCCGTTCCATTGTGTTCCACCCCATCCAATTCTGTCCCATTCCCACATCATCTTGTCCCATATCATCTTGTCCTATATtgtcctgtcccatcccatcccatcctatcCCATCTGACTctgtcccattcccatttcaTCTTGTCCCATAACACCCTGccccattccattccattccattccattccattccattccattccaccccatcccatcccatcccatggatcccattgaatcccattatcccatcccatcctatggatcccaccccatcccatggatcccactgaatcccattatcccatcccatccattaTCCCATCCATTATCCCatccattatcccatcccatctcatGGATCCCACCTCATTCCATGGATCCCGTTGAATcccatcatcccatcccatcccatccattatcccatcccattatcccatggatcccaatccatcccatcccaacgCACCCCACCCCATCcgctcccatcccatccattatcccatcccaccccatggatcccatcccatcccatggatcccatcccatcccatcccatggatcccaatccatcccaccccatgatcccctgatcccctgatccccatgtccccccgcGCTCACCCCCTCCTGCGCAGGTACCACCAGGCTCCGTCCAGCCGCCCCCCGCTGCAGCCGCGCTGGTTGCGGGTGTCGCAGGACAGGAGGTTttgcggggacagcgcgggggtCATGTGTCCCATGGAGTGGATGGAGATGCGGTCCGAGGCCACGGCTGGGGAGGAGCGGCGGGTCAGGGCGAggtgccctgtccctgtgtccccatgtgtGTCCCCatgtgtgtccccatgtccccagcgcTCACCGGCCGTGGAGAAGGCCCAGGAGCCGGCGCAGTTCCCCTGGTCCAGGGGCTCGTGGATCATCCCCGGCCACTTCGCGGCGGCGTCGAAGTGACGCGGCAGCACCTCGTTGGAGTCCATGTTCATCTGCAGGGCAGAGCGGGGGGCTCAGCCCACCGGgaccccccagctcctcctgccaccCCAGCCATCCTTTGGGATGGTCCCCAGCCAGCTCTaatgtccccagccccactgtgtgacccctgctcctcctcctgccacccCAGCCATCCTCTGAGATTGTCCCCAGCCAGCTCtagtgcccccagccccactgtggGACACccaccagctcctcctgccaccCCAGCCATCCTTTGGGATGGTCCCCAGCCAGCTTTGGTGTCCCCCAGCCACCCCAGGCATCCTCTGAGCAGTGTCCTCAGCCAGCTctagtgtccccagccccactaTGGGACCCCCCACCCCCGGCTCCTCCTGCCACCCCAGCCATCCTTTGGGACCATCCCCAGCCAGCtttggtgtccccagccccactgtgggacacccccagctcccccagccacTCCAGCCATCCTCTGAGATGGTCCCCACCCAGGTTTTGTGTCCCCCCAGCCTCATTGTGAGACCCCTCAGGACAGGGACATCACCCTGAGCGACAAAAGATTTGGGTTCTCCTTTAACCCAGAAAGGCCCCACCCCTCAATTTCCCCTAAATTTGGgctccacagccccagcagctccttagACAACACCAGCAGCGAGTGTCCCACCCCGGAGCCCAGCCGGGCCCTCGGTGGCCCCCccgagggcacagctctggtgACACAGCTCCTCGCGGTGGCCTCCGGCCCTGCCTTTCCTCCCTGGAGCGGGGACGGTGCCCCCGCCCCGACCTTCCTGGGGAGGACACGGCCACGACTGCCCGGTTCTCCAGCGCAGGAAGCGCCTCTAAAATTAACCCCGAGGCTCCGGAGCGTGCAccaagctctgccagcaccccagggacccccggggggTGCCCACCCTGGGTTTGGGTGCGGGCAGAGGCAAAGAGAGGGAGCAGGCGGCTCTGCTGAGTCagcagcgccggggccgccgTTCCGATGGGAAACGAGCACggaggagagggggaaaaaacaacacTGGCAGCCCGGGGATTGTCCGGGGGAATTTGCTGAGCTGCTGTCTCCAAACaccagggctgccctgcctcCCCCCACTCcgggagccccttcccagccatGGGGAATCACGGggcgtgcctcagtttcccccccGGGGGGACTCACGTGCATCTCGTTCATGTTCATGACGGTGGGAGAGGGGCGGAAGGTGCCCAGGCGGTGCCGGATCCCGTCCTCCAGGGTCATCCCCCAGAACTGGCTGTAGTTGGCGGCTCTCCAGCTGCGTGGCAAGAGGGGACGCGGCTCGGGGGTCACCCCAAAAAGCACCGAGGGGTGAGGCACCCCTCACAGCCTCGCGGGGCCCGCTCCTCACCCGAAATTGCCCCTGTTGACGGCGTCGATCAGCTCCCCGTCCATCAGGCAGGCGTGGTCCTCGCACTGCCACTGCCCGCCGGGCCCGCAGGTGCTGCGGAGGGGACACTCGCTGGGAATTGATGTCCCCAGGGTGACCAGGGGACCCTGAGCGGGCGCTGCCCCTCCCAAACTGGGCAGGCAGCGAGGGGCGAGGGGCTGCTTCTGTCAGGGGTCACCAGGGCTTGGCACCTTACAGCGGGGTGAAGCCGTGGGTGACCCTCTGGGTGACCCTGGGTGGCCTTTGGGTGACCCTGGGTGGCCTTTGGGTGACCCTGGGAGCTGTCCCCCCCCCTTGCCCCAGCCCCCGCAGGAGCCCCGAGGGCAGCCAGGCCATGGGACAGAAAATCAGCTGAaaagctgccagggctgcagacaTCAGAGAGGGGCTTGGACAGCAGCCCGGGCCCGGGGGTCGGGGCTGGGTGTCCCCGTGGGTGACCCACAGTGACCAGGTCACTCCATGGGGACAGCCGGGCcggggggggctctgggggtgtGGCGGGTCCCCTGGGGAGCCCCGGGCTGTGCTCCCCCCGTGCAGTGAGCAATGCTTGGCatgctcctcctgcctgcacATTTCCCTTTTATGGAGCTGAGCGCGGCCGTGTCCCGCCAGACCCCCCCACCCCGATCCCGCCGGCAGCACCTGGATTCCAGCCTTCCCCCATCCATCCCCGAGCGCTCCCGGCGCTCTGTGTGACACCTGGGGACTTGGGAGCACCTCAGGGTGCCGCCAGATGGGTGCCCACAGCCTGTGTCGCCCCGGCATGGGTTTTGTCCCCtgccaccccccccccccccccagcgggaccccaggggacaggggtgaCGCTGCAGAAATTCCTGTTCTCCAGGCACCTCGTATGGGGGAGGAGGGGTTTGGAAGGGAAGATTTGCCCCCTCCCCGGTGCTGGTGGGTCCGAGACGCTCCCCCGGCAGCAGAGATGCCACATCCACCTGCGTGCCTTGGGGACAATGACATTCTCCCGGGAGCGGGGACACCCTCCATCCCTGAGCGCTCCGTGCCACCATCCCGGAGCAACTccaggctgccccagagctgtggggaggCTCGGGCTGGCTTTTCACCCGCAGCCCCGGCGCACACACATGTTCCCACACGTGCCCCTGCCCTCGCACACGCCCCAGACGCTGCCTTTGATTTCCGCTTATCTGCCGCATCGCCCCTGCGGCTGCGATCCTCGTCTGCAGCAGCTCCGCGCCGGCAGGCTCCCCAATCCCCCACCTCCGCATGCCAGTAATACCAGTGCGGTAACGCCAGTATTCCCAGCGAATTCCCAGCGAGCTGCGGGAGCTGCCCAGCGGGCACGGCCGGGCTCTGCCCGCTGGCACGGAACTGCCCGAGCGTCCCGTCAGGCTTGGGCAAGCTGGGCTGGGGCCAGCGTGGCCAAAACCCCGCTGGGCAGCGCCGGGGCGAGCGGCTCCCACGCAGGCATGCGCTGAAACTTGGGAGCGGCTCAAGGCCCTTAGCTCCGAATTTTTGGAACAAAGGCATTTTGGCAGCGGCTCCCGCCACCCAGCTCGGGCCTCGCTCTGAGGTTTCCAGGAGCCCGCGGGATCGCGACACCTTCCTGTGGTGACACGC
Above is a genomic segment from Passer domesticus isolate bPasDom1 chromosome 24, bPasDom1.hap1, whole genome shotgun sequence containing:
- the TINAGL1 gene encoding tubulointerstitial nephritis antigen-like isoform X3 — encoded protein: MSGDMRGLLCLWLVAQVAQVALSSRVRTRRELGPGLYEHGVYDAGGSYCQRGDVCCHGRDDACTVPYHDTLCYCDLFCNRTVSDCCPDFWEYCLGIPAPFPKAAGCARAGRNYPMGATYRENCNLCTCGPGGQWQCEDHACLMDGELIDAVNRGNFGWRAANYSQFWGMTLEDGIRHRLGTFRPSPTVMNMNEMHMNMDSNEVLPRHFDAAAKWPGMIHEPLDQGNCAGSWAFSTAAVASDRISIHSMGHMTPALSPQNLLSCDTRNQRGCSGGRLDGAWWYLRRRGVVTDECYPFTSQQSQPAAPPCMMHSRSTGRGKRQATARCPNPQTHSNEIYQSTPAYRLSSSEKEIMKELLENGPVQAILEVHEDFFMYKSGIYRHTPVAEGKGPKHQRHGTHSVKITGWGEEQLPDGQTQKYWTAANSWGTAWGEGGHFRIARGVNECEVETFVVGVWGRVSMEDMPHK
- the TINAGL1 gene encoding tubulointerstitial nephritis antigen-like isoform X2 is translated as MRPRCPGRTLSPSTLVAPRVPRLPLPAEGTRAGRGRRRRQSDTEGAVTSQGQLAASRRSPAAGTGRGDMSGDMRGLLCLWLVAQVAQVALSSRVRTRRELGPGLYEHGVYDAGGSYCQRGDVCCHGRDDACTVPYHDTLCYCDLFCNRTVSDCCPDFWEYCLGIPAPFPKAAGCARAGRNYPMGATYRENCNLCTCGPGGQWQCEDHACLMDGELIDAVNRGNFGWRAANYSQFWGMTLEDGIRHRLGTFRPSPTVMNMNEMHMNMDSNEVLPRHFDAAAKWPGMIHEPLDQGNCAGSWAFSTAAVASDRISIHSMGHMTPALSPQNLLSCDTRNQRGCSGGRLDGAWWYLRRRGVVTDECYPFTSQQSQPAAPPCMMHSRSTGRGKRQATARCPNPQTHSNEIYQSTPAYRLSSSEKEIMKELLENGPVQAILEVHEDFFMYKSGIYRHTPVAEGKGPKHQRHGTHSVKITGWGEEQLPDGQTQKYWTAANSWGTAWGEGGHFRIARGVNECEVETFVVGVWGRVSMEDMPHK
- the TINAGL1 gene encoding tubulointerstitial nephritis antigen-like isoform X1 — translated: MQPPPLPSAHLGNGETPQDGSPCMEQGVLARLPRPPHGARAAPGGTGRGSGAGDTPTPRGQVGGHKFGAPLHSPRPDPRPAAPRPGPVAAAPAPPRSPRPGRGYKERSGAERRGRRRRSGGRGRRGDMSGDMRGLLCLWLVAQVAQVALSSRVRTRRELGPGLYEHGVYDAGGSYCQRGDVCCHGRDDACTVPYHDTLCYCDLFCNRTVSDCCPDFWEYCLGIPAPFPKAAGCARAGRNYPMGATYRENCNLCTCGPGGQWQCEDHACLMDGELIDAVNRGNFGWRAANYSQFWGMTLEDGIRHRLGTFRPSPTVMNMNEMHMNMDSNEVLPRHFDAAAKWPGMIHEPLDQGNCAGSWAFSTAAVASDRISIHSMGHMTPALSPQNLLSCDTRNQRGCSGGRLDGAWWYLRRRGVVTDECYPFTSQQSQPAAPPCMMHSRSTGRGKRQATARCPNPQTHSNEIYQSTPAYRLSSSEKEIMKELLENGPVQAILEVHEDFFMYKSGIYRHTPVAEGKGPKHQRHGTHSVKITGWGEEQLPDGQTQKYWTAANSWGTAWGEGGHFRIARGVNECEVETFVVGVWGRVSMEDMPHK